In candidate division KSB1 bacterium, one genomic interval encodes:
- the bglX gene encoding beta-glucosidase BglX — protein MRRGARILWLPMLWIVAGSTTAGVLTRPEIERKIDDLLARMTVEEKVGQLVQFSYPDVQNHEELIRQGRVGSFLNVRDVETANRLQRVAVHESRLGIPLIFGNDVIHGCRTIFPIPLAEAATWNPELVRRCARIAAREAASIGTHWTFAPMVDIARDPRWGRIAEGAGEDPYLGSVMARAKVEGFQGDDLSHPETIAACPKHYVAYGAAVGGRDYNTVDLSEWELREVYLPPFRAAIEAGAATIMSAFNDLCGVPASANSFTLTRILREEWGFDGFVVSDWDAIAELVSHGLAASVEEAAQLALQAGVDMDMMGYAYHRYLADLVQSGRVPMEWLDRSVRRVLRVKYLLGLFERPFVDPRRQRSVILAPEHLEVALQAAREAIVLLKNEGHVLPLPKSSGTVAVLGPLANNRADLLGSWSMEGRPEDVVTVLDAIREKIGTNRVLFAPGCGISDTSRAGIAEAVALARKATVAIVVVGESANMSGEGASRAHLDLPGVQLELVKSVWQAGVPTVVVLVNGRPLAIPWIAEHIPAIVESWQLGVQHGRAVADVLFGDFNPCGKLPATFPRSVGQVPIYYNHKNTGRPPQASERYCSKYIDEDWNPLYPFGFGLSYTTFRFENLRLSESRIRPYGKVTVTVDVVNVGSVAGHEVAQLYIRDVAASRTRPVKELRGFRKVFLRPGERATVCFELGPHELGFYNRHMEWVVEPGEFRVWVGPNSVEGLEARFEVVTP, from the coding sequence ATGAGAAGAGGCGCGCGAATTCTTTGGTTGCCCATGCTGTGGATCGTAGCAGGATCGACCACAGCGGGAGTCCTCACGCGTCCAGAGATTGAGCGCAAGATCGACGATCTTCTGGCACGGATGACGGTCGAGGAGAAGGTGGGGCAGCTTGTTCAGTTCAGCTACCCGGATGTTCAGAACCACGAGGAGCTGATCCGCCAGGGGAGGGTTGGCTCGTTCCTGAACGTCCGCGATGTGGAAACGGCCAACCGGCTCCAACGGGTCGCGGTGCACGAATCGCGCCTGGGAATTCCCCTCATCTTTGGAAATGACGTGATCCACGGTTGCCGGACCATCTTTCCTATCCCCCTGGCGGAGGCTGCAACCTGGAATCCGGAGCTTGTCCGCAGGTGTGCGCGCATCGCTGCCCGCGAAGCTGCCAGTATCGGCACCCACTGGACTTTCGCGCCGATGGTGGATATCGCCCGTGACCCCCGGTGGGGGAGAATTGCTGAGGGGGCTGGCGAGGATCCCTATCTCGGATCCGTAATGGCGCGGGCGAAGGTAGAGGGCTTCCAGGGCGACGACCTCTCCCACCCGGAAACCATCGCGGCTTGCCCGAAACACTACGTTGCCTACGGCGCGGCCGTCGGCGGCCGTGACTACAACACCGTGGATCTCTCGGAGTGGGAGCTCCGGGAGGTGTACCTTCCACCTTTCCGGGCTGCCATCGAGGCGGGGGCCGCCACCATCATGAGCGCTTTCAACGATCTGTGCGGCGTTCCAGCCTCCGCCAACTCCTTCACGCTCACGCGCATTCTCCGGGAGGAATGGGGATTTGACGGCTTCGTAGTGAGCGATTGGGATGCCATCGCCGAGCTGGTGAGCCACGGCCTGGCCGCTTCAGTAGAGGAGGCTGCTCAGCTCGCCCTTCAAGCCGGCGTGGATATGGACATGATGGGCTACGCCTATCACCGCTATCTGGCCGATCTTGTCCAGAGCGGCCGGGTGCCGATGGAGTGGCTCGATCGATCCGTCCGGCGGGTGCTGCGAGTCAAGTACCTCCTTGGGCTCTTCGAGAGGCCGTTCGTCGACCCGAGACGTCAACGGAGCGTAATTCTGGCGCCAGAGCATTTGGAGGTCGCCCTTCAGGCTGCACGCGAGGCCATTGTGCTGCTGAAGAACGAAGGCCATGTGCTCCCGCTTCCGAAGAGCTCCGGCACAGTCGCTGTACTGGGTCCCTTGGCCAACAACCGTGCCGATCTCCTCGGCTCGTGGTCGATGGAGGGAAGGCCCGAGGACGTGGTTACGGTCCTGGACGCGATTCGCGAGAAGATAGGGACGAACCGCGTGCTCTTTGCACCCGGCTGCGGCATCTCCGACACCTCGCGCGCAGGGATCGCCGAGGCGGTGGCTCTAGCCCGGAAGGCGACCGTGGCCATAGTGGTCGTGGGGGAGAGTGCGAACATGAGCGGCGAGGGGGCAAGCAGGGCCCATCTGGACCTGCCCGGAGTTCAGCTCGAATTGGTGAAAAGCGTCTGGCAAGCCGGCGTCCCGACTGTGGTCGTGCTGGTAAATGGGAGGCCTCTGGCCATCCCCTGGATCGCTGAGCACATCCCCGCTATTGTGGAGAGTTGGCAATTGGGGGTGCAACACGGGAGAGCTGTGGCCGACGTTCTATTCGGTGATTTCAATCCATGTGGCAAGCTCCCCGCGACTTTCCCTCGCTCCGTCGGCCAGGTACCCATCTATTACAACCACAAGAACACCGGGCGGCCTCCACAGGCCTCCGAAAGATACTGCTCTAAGTACATCGATGAGGATTGGAACCCCCTGTATCCCTTTGGTTTCGGCCTAAGCTACACCACGTTTCGCTTCGAGAACCTTCGGCTCAGCGAGAGCCGCATCAGGCCCTATGGAAAGGTGACGGTGACCGTAGACGTCGTCAACGTGGGGTCTGTGGCGGGTCATGAAGTTGCGCAGCTCTACATTCGTGACGTCGCGGCCAGCCGCACGCGGCCTGTAAAGGAGCTGCGAGGTTTCCGCAAGGTCTTCCTCCGTCCCGGCGAGAGGGCAACCGTCTGCTTTGAGCTCGGGCCGCACGAGCTGGGGTTCTACAATCGGCACATGGAATGGGTGGTCGAGCCCGGTGAGTTCCGCGTTTGGGTAGGCCCGAACTCCGTTGAAGGTCTCGAAGCGCGGTTCGAGGTAGTCACACCGTAG